From the Bacteroidia bacterium genome, one window contains:
- a CDS encoding universal stress protein — protein MFDTLRTILVPIDFSLAAGTSLHLAANLAKRYNASLHLLHVYQDVFSVLSMRTFELTEDVVEAGIRRELEAKFDELLQSVPVTVPVTHELRKGDVAEEILDCAAGIQADAIVIATNARSGLEHLFIGSIAQRIVRSAAIPVITCRAGAAD, from the coding sequence GTGTTCGACACTCTTCGCACCATCCTTGTCCCTATCGACTTTTCCCTCGCCGCAGGGACGTCCCTGCATCTCGCCGCCAATCTGGCAAAGCGGTACAACGCCTCACTGCATCTCCTGCATGTGTATCAGGATGTTTTTTCCGTTTTGTCCATGCGCACGTTCGAGCTGACGGAGGACGTTGTGGAGGCCGGCATTCGTCGGGAACTTGAGGCGAAGTTCGATGAACTGCTGCAGTCCGTGCCGGTGACCGTACCGGTAACGCACGAACTCCGGAAAGGCGACGTTGCCGAGGAAATTCTCGATTGCGCCGCCGGAATTCAGGCCGATGCCATCGTGATTGCGACCAACGCCCGAAGCGGACTCGAACATTTATTCATCGGATCGATCGCGCAGAGAATCGTTCGTTCCGCCGCGATACCGGTGATCACCTGCCGCGCCGGAGCCGCGGACTGA
- a CDS encoding sigma-70 family RNA polymerase sigma factor, with amino-acid sequence MDALYNFALRMTSDPDEADDLLQETYLKAYRFFDKFEQGTNCKAWLFRIMKNSFINMYRRSSKEPDKVDYHDVEEFYHSIRAESTDPNDLEEKIFSNILDDDVTSALESLPEEFRTVVILCDIEGFTYEEIADFVECPIGTVRSRLHRGRKMLRGKLLTYAQERGYEDRDRTRKPRVKAAPEEEHDSDAPDGDESDDYVNI; translated from the coding sequence ATGGACGCACTGTACAATTTTGCGCTCCGCATGACCAGTGATCCCGACGAGGCGGACGATCTCCTGCAGGAGACGTACCTGAAAGCATACCGCTTCTTTGATAAATTCGAGCAGGGAACGAACTGCAAAGCCTGGCTGTTCCGAATCATGAAGAATTCCTTCATCAACATGTACCGTCGCTCCTCCAAGGAGCCGGACAAGGTGGATTATCATGATGTCGAGGAATTCTATCACTCTATTCGCGCGGAGTCGACCGATCCAAACGATCTCGAGGAAAAGATTTTCTCGAACATCCTGGACGACGACGTGACGAGTGCGCTCGAATCGCTGCCAGAGGAATTCCGGACGGTAGTGATCCTTTGCGATATCGAAGGATTCACGTACGAAGAAATCGCCGATTTCGTCGAATGTCCCATAGGCACGGTGCGTTCCCGTCTGCACAGGGGAAGGAAAATGCTTCGCGGCAAGCTTCTGACCTACGCACAGGAACGCGGTTACGAAGACCGCGATCGCACACGCAAACCCCGCGTGAAAGCAGCCCCGGAGGAAGAGCACGACAGCGATGCTCCCGACGGGGATGAGAGTGACGATTACGTCAACATATGA
- a CDS encoding Rrf2 family transcriptional regulator, with translation MQVSKSAGYAVHGLGYLITRGTKEPVQISEIAEDQDVSKTYLAKIFQQLSTARIVVGHRGVTGGYMLARDAKDITLVDIIEAVDGPIIRKHCCLGMFSCPIKTKCVVLDAFSQATEIYVDYLKNISLADIVAKMKKMDAPFMAYPAGSKPKRSR, from the coding sequence ATGCAAGTCTCCAAATCCGCCGGTTACGCCGTGCATGGCCTCGGCTACCTCATCACCCGCGGCACGAAAGAACCGGTGCAAATCTCCGAAATCGCGGAAGATCAGGACGTATCCAAAACCTATCTCGCGAAAATCTTCCAGCAGCTCTCCACTGCCCGCATCGTGGTCGGCCATCGTGGTGTCACCGGCGGCTATATGCTCGCACGCGACGCCAAGGATATCACCCTCGTGGATATCATCGAGGCGGTGGACGGTCCCATCATCCGCAAGCATTGCTGCCTCGGCATGTTCAGCTGTCCGATCAAGACCAAGTGCGTGGTGCTGGATGCCTTCAGCCAGGCGACGGAAATCTACGTCGACTATTTGAAGAATATCTCGCTTGCCGACATCGTCGCAAAAATGAAAAAAATGGACGCCCCGTTCATGGCGTATCCGGCAGGTTCCAAGCCCAAGCGCAGCCGCTGA
- the tgt gene encoding tRNA guanosine(34) transglycosylase Tgt, whose translation MEFLLQHTDTSTRARAGVFRTDHGEVETPIFMPVGTQGTVKAVEQRELKEIQARIILANTYHLALRPGTDLLREAGGLHRFMNWDRPILTDSGGYQVFSLSELRKLDADGVTFQSHIDGSYHKFTPERVIDIQRAIGSDIMMILDECPPADCGYEYARRSNILTLRWAARARAHLDATTPSYGHRQFAFGIVQGNIFEDLRAESAHGLMDIGFDGYAIGGLAVGEPAEVMYAITETTTALLPTDRPRYLMGVGTPVNIVESIARGVDMFDCVMPTRNGRNAMVFTKDGPLSIKKERFLHEFCPIEADCGCYACTTFTRAYISNLFRTSEILGLQLASLHNLAFYLQLTRDARNAILQDCFGEWKDAFVRRYHAGTGKDATHI comes from the coding sequence ATGGAATTCCTTCTCCAGCATACGGACACTTCAACGAGGGCGCGGGCGGGAGTTTTCCGCACCGATCACGGCGAGGTGGAGACGCCGATTTTCATGCCTGTCGGTACGCAGGGCACCGTCAAGGCCGTGGAGCAGCGCGAGCTGAAGGAGATTCAGGCGCGCATCATTCTCGCGAACACGTATCACCTCGCTTTGCGTCCCGGCACGGACCTGCTGCGCGAGGCGGGCGGATTGCATCGCTTCATGAACTGGGACCGTCCCATACTGACGGACAGCGGCGGTTATCAGGTGTTTTCTCTGTCGGAACTCCGCAAGCTGGATGCCGATGGCGTGACCTTTCAGTCACATATCGACGGTTCCTATCACAAGTTCACGCCCGAACGGGTGATTGATATTCAGCGGGCCATCGGTTCGGACATCATGATGATACTCGATGAATGTCCGCCGGCGGACTGCGGCTATGAGTATGCGCGGCGCAGCAACATACTCACCCTGCGCTGGGCCGCTCGTGCGCGCGCGCATCTGGACGCCACCACGCCCTCGTATGGGCACAGGCAATTTGCCTTCGGCATCGTGCAGGGAAACATCTTCGAAGATCTGCGCGCGGAAAGCGCCCACGGACTCATGGACATCGGTTTCGACGGATACGCCATCGGCGGACTTGCCGTGGGTGAGCCCGCGGAAGTGATGTACGCGATTACCGAAACGACCACGGCGCTGCTGCCGACGGATCGCCCGCGTTATCTGATGGGCGTCGGGACCCCGGTGAATATCGTGGAAAGCATAGCCCGCGGTGTGGATATGTTCGATTGCGTCATGCCCACGCGCAACGGACGCAACGCCATGGTCTTCACCAAGGATGGACCGCTGAGCATCAAAAAGGAACGCTTTCTCCACGAGTTTTGCCCTATCGAGGCCGATTGCGGCTGTTATGCCTGCACGACGTTCACGCGTGCCTATATCAGCAATCTGTTCCGGACCAGCGAGATTCTCGGGCTGCAACTCGCTTCGCTGCACAATCTGGCATTCTATTTGCAATTGACGCGCGACGCACGAAATGCTATTTTACAAGACTGTTTCGGAGAGTGGAAAGACGCATTCGTGCGTCGCTACCACGCCGGAACAGGCAAGGACGCTACACACATTTGA
- the yajC gene encoding preprotein translocase subunit YajC → MIETILAMAPQDGAGGGQSMVSTLVFFALIFVVFYFMILRPQQKRAKERQKMLDSIKKGDKVVTSGGMHGKVVNVDDATVLLDVGDNIKLKFDRSAINVITREGSAE, encoded by the coding sequence GTGATTGAAACGATTCTCGCAATGGCCCCGCAGGATGGCGCCGGCGGCGGCCAGAGCATGGTCAGCACGCTGGTCTTTTTCGCACTGATTTTTGTGGTTTTCTATTTCATGATTCTGCGTCCCCAGCAGAAGCGCGCCAAAGAGCGGCAGAAAATGCTCGACAGCATCAAAAAAGGAGACAAGGTTGTCACCTCCGGCGGTATGCACGGCAAGGTGGTGAACGTGGACGATGCGACAGTGCTGCTCGATGTGGGCGACAATATCAAGCTGAAATTCGATCGCAGCGCGATCAATGTCATAACACGCGAGGGCAGCGCCGAATAA
- a CDS encoding bifunctional 3,4-dihydroxy-2-butanone-4-phosphate synthase/GTP cyclohydrolase II, whose product MAYQFNTIEEAIDAIRAGEVLIVVDDEDRENEGDFVCAAELVTPEIVNFMVSHGRGMVCVPLTEERMEELQLGMMVDGNTALHGTNFTVTVDYVHGTTTGISASDRAATIRALADPSTKPTDLARPGHIFPLKAVSGGVLRRAGHTEALVDLTRFAGLQPVGVLCEILKEDGTMARTTELMEIARKFSLKIIAVNQLIAYRVQKEQLVKREIITRLPTRYGDFNLHLYTNLLDNKEHLALVRGSIDDGEPVLVRVHSECLTGDTFGSLRCDCKDQLNAAMMMIERENRGVLLYMRQEGRGIGLANKLRAYNLQDAGFDTVQANIELGFRDDLRDYGIGAQILVDLGVRKMRLLTNNPRKIVGLKSYGLEVVERIAIESMPNEVNEHYLRTKRDKMGHFILHQQS is encoded by the coding sequence ATGGCCTATCAATTTAACACCATCGAAGAAGCGATTGACGCGATTCGGGCCGGTGAAGTGCTGATCGTCGTAGACGACGAGGACCGCGAAAACGAAGGCGATTTCGTTTGTGCCGCCGAACTGGTGACGCCTGAGATCGTCAATTTCATGGTCAGTCACGGACGCGGTATGGTATGCGTCCCCCTCACCGAAGAGCGCATGGAAGAATTGCAGCTCGGGATGATGGTGGACGGCAACACCGCTTTGCACGGCACGAATTTTACCGTGACAGTGGACTATGTGCACGGCACCACGACGGGCATATCCGCGTCGGACCGTGCCGCCACCATACGCGCTCTTGCCGATCCCTCCACCAAACCCACGGATCTCGCGCGGCCCGGACACATTTTTCCGCTCAAAGCAGTTTCCGGCGGCGTGCTCCGTCGCGCCGGCCATACCGAAGCGCTGGTGGATCTTACGCGCTTTGCGGGCCTCCAGCCTGTGGGCGTCCTCTGCGAAATTCTCAAGGAAGACGGCACCATGGCCCGCACCACCGAGCTGATGGAGATCGCCAGGAAGTTTTCCCTGAAAATCATCGCCGTCAACCAGCTCATCGCCTACCGGGTACAGAAAGAGCAGCTCGTCAAGCGGGAGATCATCACGCGTCTTCCCACGCGGTACGGCGATTTCAATCTGCACCTGTACACGAATCTCCTCGACAACAAGGAGCATCTCGCGCTGGTACGCGGAAGCATCGACGACGGCGAGCCGGTACTTGTGCGCGTGCATTCCGAGTGCCTGACGGGCGACACCTTCGGGTCGCTGCGCTGCGATTGCAAGGATCAGCTCAATGCCGCCATGATGATGATCGAGCGGGAAAATCGCGGTGTGTTGCTGTACATGCGGCAGGAGGGACGCGGCATCGGTCTCGCGAACAAATTGCGCGCTTACAATCTGCAGGATGCCGGTTTCGACACCGTGCAGGCGAATATCGAACTCGGTTTCCGTGACGACTTGCGCGACTACGGCATCGGCGCGCAGATACTCGTGGATCTCGGCGTGCGGAAAATGCGCCTGCTCACCAACAATCCGCGCAAAATCGTCGGACTCAAGAGTTATGGGCTCGAAGTTGTGGAGCGCATCGCCATCGAAAGCATGCCGAACGAGGTGAACGAGCACTATCTCCGGACCAAGCGCGACAAGATGGGGCACTTCATTTTGCACCAGCAGAGCTGA
- the greA gene encoding transcription elongation factor GreA, which produces METTGTVYLTKERMLQLEQELHQMKSKGRAEIADKIAEARSHGDLSENAEYDAAKEEQGLFELRISKMEAMLARARVIDKNDLPTDAAYILSDVTLEDLKRGGTVTYKLVSQEEADFEQNKISVSSPIGKALLRKKIGEEVVVKVPAGELHYRIIDISR; this is translated from the coding sequence GTGGAAACAACAGGCACAGTATACCTCACAAAAGAGCGCATGCTGCAACTCGAGCAGGAATTGCATCAAATGAAATCGAAAGGCCGCGCGGAGATCGCCGACAAGATCGCCGAGGCCCGTTCGCATGGTGATCTCAGCGAAAACGCCGAGTACGATGCCGCCAAGGAGGAGCAAGGTCTGTTCGAACTCCGCATCAGCAAAATGGAGGCGATGCTTGCCCGCGCGCGCGTGATAGACAAAAACGACCTGCCGACGGACGCCGCGTACATTCTCTCGGATGTGACGCTTGAGGATCTCAAGCGCGGCGGTACGGTGACGTATAAGCTGGTCTCGCAGGAAGAGGCCGACTTCGAACAGAACAAGATTTCGGTCAGTTCGCCCATCGGCAAGGCACTGCTGCGAAAGAAAATCGGAGAGGAAGTGGTGGTGAAAGTCCCCGCCGGCGAGTTGCACTACCGCATTATCGACATCTCCCGCTGA